One genomic segment of Cellulophaga sp. HaHaR_3_176 includes these proteins:
- a CDS encoding GPW/gp25 family protein: protein MINLNYRMKLDYYSLPISAGNLINPTKAPKVLLGESVAQHLKLIMTTSYGECMFDKEYGCSLWSIDFNNVTSNSKLKETISDAILKSIKKHEKRLSEVEVDVEVEQEEHSVDINKNSIRKLVHITIKGQLAQIDDDFVYYEHFYIGPLSY, encoded by the coding sequence TTGATAAATTTAAATTACCGAATGAAATTAGATTATTACTCTTTACCCATCAGTGCGGGAAATTTAATAAACCCAACAAAAGCACCTAAAGTTTTGTTGGGTGAATCTGTAGCACAACACCTGAAACTTATTATGACAACGAGTTATGGTGAGTGTATGTTTGATAAAGAATATGGTTGTTCACTTTGGAGTATCGATTTTAATAACGTAACAAGTAATTCTAAATTAAAAGAGACAATATCCGATGCAATATTAAAGTCAATTAAAAAGCACGAAAAAAGATTATCAGAAGTTGAGGTAGACGTAGAGGTAGAACAAGAAGAGCATTCTGTCGATATTAATAAAAATTCTATTAGAAAATTAGTGCACATAACTATAAAAGGTCAGCTGGCACAGATTGATGATGATTTCGTTTATTATGAGCACTTTTATATAGGGCCATTATCTTACTAA
- the tssO gene encoding type VI secretion system TssO, with protein MKAKNIKERNKSFLKFLALFVVTILLIIGAVFLNYRVPHKENTLLRERAKNIERETEFQRTFAMQLTETRGLLDSLDLKGQNISYLNDLISQKLVRIQSSLPAKDSTFRYKMYKDVLDVMVDYQKSKKELDQLTDAKTQIEEYQTEVDRLQEELDQAKRDLDILRNMRR; from the coding sequence ATGAAAGCAAAAAACATAAAAGAAAGAAATAAAAGCTTTTTAAAATTTTTAGCCTTATTTGTTGTAACAATCTTATTAATTATAGGTGCTGTTTTTCTAAACTATCGTGTTCCTCACAAAGAAAATACGTTGCTTAGAGAGCGTGCTAAAAATATAGAAAGAGAAACCGAGTTTCAGAGAACCTTTGCGATGCAATTAACAGAAACAAGAGGCTTGTTAGATTCGTTAGATTTAAAAGGACAAAACATTTCTTACTTAAACGATTTAATAAGTCAAAAACTGGTACGCATACAAAGTTCGCTACCTGCTAAAGATTCTACATTTAGATATAAAATGTATAAAGATGTTTTAGACGTAATGGTTGATTACCAGAAAAGTAAAAAAGAATTAGATCAATTAACGGATGCTAAAACTCAAATAGAAGAGTATCAAACAGAAGTTGATAGGTTGCAAGAAGAATTAGATCAAGCTAAAAGAGACTTAGATATATTGAGAAACATGAGAAGATAA
- a CDS encoding PKD domain-containing protein yields MNNKTERATYLDNMVRYFFVAIILVAGLVVGFKISGSIDCEYVKIDISAMEYRVGDLVEFTDVTENAQKWEWTFGDSTDVVEKRKAYHIYEKPGNYEVRLMVNGQCEYFEELVIKEKKFVLDPNKIPYFDLPESIAVGEKLFVEDSSNRAYSWEWRFGDTSEANASSKKADYTYEEPGVKTVSLVVNGDIRHMASKKIVVYPEEENTTARQRRTNRRNRTVNSRTLLDTIPIIPVDWINPDLESNLGPYISEIDFKEKLEKVVLDDVSPAYFEKYFCGEINKNCIVDGDSMKFLELVSYLKKRKKRKITKLKIFREEDSNCIKYIQVSIKRKWLRIGN; encoded by the coding sequence ATGAATAATAAAACGGAAAGAGCCACATATTTAGATAATATGGTACGCTATTTTTTTGTAGCTATAATTTTAGTTGCAGGCCTAGTCGTTGGGTTTAAAATTTCAGGTAGTATAGATTGCGAATATGTAAAAATTGATATTTCGGCAATGGAATACCGTGTAGGTGATCTAGTCGAATTTACTGATGTAACTGAAAATGCTCAAAAGTGGGAATGGACTTTTGGAGATAGTACTGATGTGGTTGAAAAGCGTAAGGCATATCATATATATGAAAAACCAGGTAATTACGAGGTAAGATTAATGGTGAATGGGCAATGCGAATATTTTGAAGAGTTAGTAATTAAAGAAAAAAAGTTTGTTTTAGATCCAAACAAAATTCCTTATTTCGATTTACCTGAAAGTATAGCTGTAGGCGAAAAATTATTTGTAGAAGATAGTTCTAATAGAGCTTACTCATGGGAGTGGCGTTTTGGAGATACATCAGAAGCAAATGCCAGTTCAAAAAAAGCAGATTATACATATGAAGAGCCCGGCGTAAAAACAGTATCGTTAGTAGTTAATGGTGATATTAGGCACATGGCAAGTAAAAAAATTGTTGTTTATCCAGAAGAAGAAAATACAACAGCAAGGCAGAGACGTACTAACAGAAGAAACAGAACCGTTAATAGTAGAACACTTTTAGATACAATTCCTATTATTCCTGTAGATTGGATAAACCCAGATTTAGAAAGCAATTTAGGGCCATATATAAGCGAAATAGATTTTAAAGAAAAACTAGAAAAAGTAGTTTTAGATGATGTAAGTCCGGCTTATTTTGAAAAATATTTTTGTGGTGAAATCAATAAAAACTGTATTGTTGATGGTGATAGTATGAAGTTTTTAGAACTAGTGAGTTATTTAAAAAAGCGTAAAAAGCGTAAAATAACAAAGCTTAAAATATTTAGAGAAGAAGATTCTAATTGTATAAAATATATTCAAGTTAGCATTAAACGCAAGTGGCTAAGGATAGGCAATTAG
- a CDS encoding C40 family peptidase, translated as MKHIFKLTIRVAFVVAFVFLAVSCGGAKKAIETTNKLVVTQPPTELQIKYGKIIGVVPDSIVNKELYSFVDEWMGTPYKMGGETGSGIDCSSFTQLLYSKVYDLYIERTAHKQFKSKELVRFRGVDYLEEGDLIFFQSAANQDGEMDHVGMYLSNNKFVHSSSYKGQNKTGGVQIGDIRDQHWVRRFVAAGKRKDFQDKYGK; from the coding sequence ATGAAACATATATTTAAACTTACAATACGAGTGGCATTTGTAGTAGCTTTTGTTTTTTTAGCTGTTAGTTGTGGAGGAGCAAAAAAAGCCATTGAAACTACTAATAAGTTAGTCGTTACTCAACCACCTACAGAGTTACAAATCAAATATGGTAAAATTATAGGTGTAGTACCTGATTCTATCGTAAATAAAGAGCTTTATAGTTTTGTTGATGAATGGATGGGGACACCTTATAAAATGGGTGGAGAAACAGGTAGTGGTATAGATTGCTCATCATTTACGCAGTTATTATACAGTAAGGTGTACGATTTATATATAGAACGTACCGCCCATAAGCAGTTTAAAAGTAAAGAACTTGTTCGTTTTAGAGGTGTAGATTATTTAGAAGAAGGAGATTTGATCTTTTTTCAAAGTGCTGCAAATCAAGATGGCGAAATGGATCATGTAGGCATGTATTTATCAAACAATAAGTTTGTCCACTCAAGTTCATACAAAGGCCAAAACAAAACAGGTGGCGTACAAATAGGAGATATAAGAGATCAGCATTGGGTGAGAAGGTTTGTTGCAGCTGGTAAAAGAAAAGATTTTCAAGATAAATACGGAAAGTAA
- a CDS encoding type VI secretion system baseplate subunit TssF, whose translation MEQYTKKQITRDMLRQASELWKIPLDDNQSNFDPLVVMLINACAGELEKLHGRYKDMSVSITESLVELMEPDYGRSAMPAHGIVKFSPKLEESLLQENQQLLINLKNDISNFKKNQRSTLPDCFFSAIDTYPLQNASVDYLITGNSIYDLGLPGRNIQRSEIESSLSTSCVYIGITTHNNTIDFANLPIYLKAKGSDSDLFYHYLKTATWWLGNVQLNTETGLTNNSLKLKRSLENGYHASKTKTHNISDNVDRFYQKNYITLKDNKKIVFDSDKAAEVLQNTNVEAPIYPELEVVLENNDLDHEGNIFWIKVEFNSIIPASVLHNLFVSINSYPVVNRRKLKVTYQMKDYINIIPIIVDKPFLDIQSIENIKGKKYYPQQIQNAIDGDSGVKGSYIIYDHGLGKLEQRRAKEQVVHLLELLQDESAAFTFMNQEFLKSNLEKLDKLLATLDQKMAESRSSDAQTHYLRINPYDLNEHLILTYWVTDGELANGIGVGNELYPYQDDYSLLNGGSFLTTTQSGSDGYDHKERLARYRSKTLSGDRIVTKEDIKTFCHVHYGKVISDVVIKQSTTLQIARNKGRVPCIDIILIPSREHPITDENWEYLNNDLLHHLRHRSLNILPYIIKIKQNNE comes from the coding sequence ATGGAGCAGTATACAAAAAAACAGATTACCAGAGATATGCTTAGGCAAGCATCTGAATTATGGAAAATTCCATTAGATGACAACCAAAGTAATTTTGATCCATTAGTAGTTATGTTAATTAATGCTTGTGCTGGAGAGTTAGAAAAACTTCATGGCAGGTATAAAGATATGAGCGTTTCTATTACAGAAAGCTTGGTAGAATTAATGGAGCCTGATTATGGACGTAGTGCAATGCCAGCACATGGTATTGTAAAGTTTTCTCCGAAGTTAGAAGAAAGCTTACTGCAAGAAAATCAGCAATTACTAATTAATTTAAAAAATGATATTAGTAATTTTAAGAAAAATCAAAGAAGTACGTTGCCAGATTGTTTCTTTTCGGCAATAGATACTTACCCACTACAAAATGCATCAGTCGATTATTTAATTACGGGCAACTCAATATATGATTTAGGTTTACCAGGGCGGAATATTCAAAGGTCAGAAATAGAATCATCATTAAGTACAAGTTGTGTTTATATTGGTATTACAACCCATAACAATACAATAGATTTTGCGAACCTACCAATTTACCTAAAAGCAAAAGGTAGCGATTCTGATTTGTTTTATCATTATTTAAAAACAGCTACATGGTGGTTGGGTAATGTGCAACTTAATACCGAAACAGGTTTAACTAATAATAGCCTGAAATTAAAAAGGAGTTTAGAAAATGGTTATCACGCAAGTAAAACCAAAACACACAATATCAGCGATAATGTAGATCGGTTTTATCAAAAAAACTATATAACCTTAAAAGATAATAAGAAAATAGTATTTGATAGTGATAAGGCAGCTGAGGTCTTGCAAAATACAAATGTAGAAGCACCTATTTACCCGGAGCTAGAGGTGGTTTTAGAAAATAACGACTTAGATCACGAAGGAAATATTTTTTGGATAAAAGTTGAATTTAATAGCATAATACCTGCATCAGTATTACACAATTTATTTGTGAGTATAAATAGTTACCCTGTAGTAAATAGGCGAAAACTAAAGGTTACGTATCAAATGAAAGACTACATTAATATTATACCCATAATTGTCGATAAGCCTTTTTTAGATATTCAATCTATAGAAAATATTAAAGGAAAAAAATACTATCCGCAACAAATACAAAATGCTATTGACGGAGATTCGGGGGTAAAAGGTAGTTATATAATTTACGATCACGGTTTAGGTAAATTAGAGCAGCGAAGAGCAAAAGAACAGGTGGTTCATCTGCTAGAGCTTTTACAAGATGAAAGTGCTGCATTTACATTTATGAATCAAGAGTTTTTAAAATCGAATTTAGAAAAACTAGATAAGTTACTTGCTACTTTAGATCAGAAAATGGCAGAGAGCAGAAGTTCTGATGCACAAACACACTACTTACGAATTAATCCTTACGATTTAAATGAACACTTAATTTTAACCTATTGGGTTACAGATGGTGAATTGGCAAATGGTATAGGAGTAGGTAATGAACTGTACCCATATCAAGATGATTACTCATTGTTAAATGGGGGTAGCTTTTTAACAACTACCCAAAGCGGATCTGATGGTTATGACCATAAAGAAAGGCTAGCAAGGTATAGGAGTAAAACATTATCAGGTGATCGTATTGTTACTAAAGAGGATATTAAAACATTTTGCCATGTGCATTATGGTAAAGTAATTTCTGATGTGGTTATAAAACAAAGTACAACCTTACAAATTGCCAGAAATAAAGGACGTGTACCATGTATTGATATTATTTTAATTCCCTCAAGAGAACATCCGATAACTGATGAAAATTGGGAATATTTAAATAACGATTTGTTGCATCATTTAAGACACCGCTCGTTAAATATATTGCCATACATAATTAAAATTAAACAAAACAATGAATAA